CACCTGGCCCACCCCGTTTTCACCTTCGGCGGCATACTCGTACTTCCACCCCTTCTGGATCCCCATCCTGGAGTGACCCCTGGGCACCAGGCGGTAGACCAGCACGGTGGGCGGGCCGCCGGCCGCGTCGGGGACGGGGATGCGGTACGTCTTCGGCGGCCGGCCCGTGGGACCCAGCAGCACGGGCAGCACCCGGCCGTCCATGGGGCCGCCCTCGAAGGGGGTGTCTTCGCTCTTCACCGCACCAGTGTCAGCCATCCGCCGCGAGGGCCGTGACCAGCGCGGCGGTCTGCGGGTCGCGGTTCGCGGTCACGGAGAGCACGGCGACGAACTGCTCGACCAGCCAGTCGCGCAGCTCCTCGACCGGGGGCTGCTTGCCCTCGTCGAGCCAGATCAGCGAGGCCGCCTCCACCGCGGTGATCCACATCCGTACGGTCATGCGCAGCCGCAGGCCGGGTTCGGCGACGCCGAGGTGCCTGAGGATGTGCTCGGCGGCGGCCCGTCGTACGCCGTCGACGATGGCGGTGGTCCGGGACGTCTCGACCACGCTGCCGCCCTGGAGGAGCGCGCTGAAACCGGCGTCGTGCTCGTCGACGAAGGCGAGGTAGCGGTCGAGGGCGCGGGA
This portion of the Streptomyces canus genome encodes:
- a CDS encoding TetR/AcrR family transcriptional regulator, with translation MTPAAPAYRRLSVEERRSQLLEAALTLFAHRVPEDVSLDDVAEAAGVSRPLVYRYFPGGKQQLYEAALRSAADELEQCFDEPREGPLLTRLSRALDRYLAFVDEHDAGFSALLQGGSVVETSRTTAIVDGVRRAAAEHILRHLGVAEPGLRLRMTVRMWITAVEAASLIWLDEGKQPPVEELRDWLVEQFVAVLSVTANRDPQTAALVTALAADG